From the genome of Deinococcus sp. JMULE3, one region includes:
- a CDS encoding ATP-dependent endonuclease, giving the protein MNLAEVRIKNFRSIKTATVKFDSSPKVLLGVNESGKTNILKAIRLLDKDISPVADDIRQPSHDESHDAEAFVIFIFEPDAEEIKTIREECDSRILAFNYFNEPIISDGNKNITAGSFLETKHQVLYHVALNNLTKHYSFWTPQDRLKPAGDWYTPPKDLPSGEVMVNFDQKVYDVKNFPIIHGELLDDVQKSKLNKALVQDWYRIVFQEGKSILSSNHPVCIYWDYSEKNLLHERIDKDAFLANPEISNPLKHIFWLSGIRNIKEEFDIQSKKAAGIRNLLIRVAANATRYIHEAWPEYKSISISLTQNGQNIESYIQDKYNQYGMSSRSDGFKRFITFILSVSVRNASNDLKNVIFIQDEPDTSLHPSAARHLLSELIKISDTNKVIFSTHSIFMIDKNKIENHYIVRKNDETTEVIVANSSNVADEEVLYNSLGYSLFDILKETNLIFEGWKDKKFFGIAISAPPYKLRRVKKLQNYGMTHAFGVKDVPRVASFLEMVGRNYYVISDSDQPAKEKQSKFEGDGVWLRYDQLLNIDKEIMLEDFYVTEYIEEIIERHVSNVTFSQITDRPVLSIEFPVLEIIEKWLSSNGLSRSEIKEFSTKIKEDLISGLTVEK; this is encoded by the coding sequence ATGAATTTAGCAGAAGTTAGGATAAAAAATTTTCGATCAATAAAGACTGCCACCGTCAAATTTGATTCCTCTCCAAAAGTCTTACTAGGAGTTAATGAATCAGGCAAAACAAATATTTTAAAAGCGATAAGATTATTAGACAAAGATATTTCACCCGTCGCCGATGATATAAGACAGCCATCACATGATGAATCTCACGATGCAGAAGCATTTGTCATATTCATATTTGAGCCAGATGCAGAAGAAATAAAAACTATTAGGGAAGAATGCGATAGCAGAATTCTTGCTTTTAATTACTTTAATGAGCCTATTATTTCAGATGGCAATAAAAATATCACAGCAGGAAGCTTTCTTGAAACTAAGCACCAAGTTCTTTATCACGTAGCTTTGAATAATTTAACTAAGCATTATTCTTTTTGGACACCACAAGATAGATTAAAACCTGCCGGAGATTGGTATACACCGCCAAAAGATCTGCCCTCTGGCGAAGTAATGGTTAATTTTGACCAAAAGGTATATGATGTCAAAAATTTCCCGATCATACACGGAGAACTTTTAGATGATGTTCAAAAATCTAAACTTAATAAAGCATTAGTTCAAGATTGGTATCGGATAGTTTTTCAAGAGGGTAAAAGTATTTTATCATCAAATCATCCTGTCTGTATATATTGGGACTATTCAGAGAAAAACTTGTTACACGAGAGGATCGATAAAGATGCCTTCCTCGCAAATCCCGAAATTTCCAATCCTTTGAAGCATATTTTTTGGCTTTCGGGGATCAGAAATATTAAAGAAGAATTTGATATACAAAGCAAAAAGGCTGCAGGTATAAGAAATCTTCTTATCAGAGTGGCAGCCAATGCAACAAGGTACATTCACGAAGCGTGGCCTGAATATAAATCCATCAGCATTAGTCTTACTCAAAACGGACAGAATATCGAAAGCTATATTCAAGACAAATATAACCAGTATGGAATGTCCAGCAGGAGTGATGGATTTAAGAGGTTTATAACCTTCATCCTCTCAGTTTCAGTAAGAAATGCGTCAAATGATCTTAAAAATGTAATTTTTATACAAGATGAGCCAGATACTAGTCTACATCCCTCAGCAGCTCGCCATCTCTTGTCGGAGTTAATAAAAATATCGGACACAAATAAGGTTATTTTTAGCACTCACTCAATATTTATGATTGATAAAAATAAAATTGAGAATCACTATATTGTAAGAAAAAATGATGAGACCACAGAAGTTATTGTGGCAAATTCTTCAAACGTAGCAGATGAAGAAGTTCTCTATAATTCACTAGGTTACTCACTATTTGATATTCTTAAGGAAACTAATTTAATATTTGAGGGATGGAAAGATAAGAAATTCTTCGGAATAGCCATTAGTGCTCCTCCATATAAACTTCGCAGAGTGAAAAAGCTTCAAAATTATGGCATGACCCATGCATTCGGCGTCAAAGATGTTCCAAGGGTAGCAAGCTTTTTAGAAATGGTGGGCAGAAACTACTACGTGATATCCGATTCAGACCAACCAGCAAAAGAAAAACAATCTAAATTCGAAGGGGATGGAGTTTGGCTAAGGTATGATCAGCTATTGAATATCGATAAGGAAATTATGCTTGAAGACTTCTATGTAACTGAATACATAGAAGAAATTATAGAAAGACATGTATCCAATGTGACATTCAGTCAAATTACCGATAGGCCGGTGCTTTCAATTGAATTCCCGGTGCTAGAAATAATAGAAAAATGGCTATCCAGCAATGGTCTATCAAGATCGGAAATCAAAGAATTTTCAACCAAAATAAAGGAAGACCTTATATCCGGCTTAACAGTGGAAAAATAA